One part of the Streptomyces lienomycini genome encodes these proteins:
- a CDS encoding ABC transporter substrate-binding protein has protein sequence MSKRFTSLALTAHPPAATRRGRGRSRRVVAPFTAVSVLVAGAALAGCGQQRDADVYTVMNSSTDESYHRWDAEAMARCGKELGVTIEQQSVPAAQVMTKALRMASSKSLPDIVQFDASEMPTFADAGGLVDLRTLGLSTDETPDGIVDFGSYEGTYYGAARSVNTLALFYNKDVLDKAGIEVPTTWAELRESAKKLTQGKQYGLALSAGGAEDGVFQFTPFMWSNGGDETDLDGPKVVEALDYWKGLLKDGSLSKSTVNWTQADVNDQFMAGNAAMMINGPWQVETLNSDTSLHWGIAPIPVPAAGDDSVGPLGGAVLTVPNTGDEARERTAGKIVACLASEKEQLTYALNSWMVPANAKAAAVWREKVPELDSLADQVAVARSRTAKLGAGWSSVSLALQSAFQSALTGQSSETALKRAQQRATSGN, from the coding sequence ATGTCGAAGCGCTTCACCTCGCTCGCCTTGACAGCACACCCTCCGGCTGCCACGCGCCGCGGGCGAGGACGCTCACGCCGCGTCGTCGCCCCGTTCACCGCCGTGTCCGTGCTGGTCGCCGGGGCGGCACTGGCCGGCTGCGGACAGCAGCGGGACGCCGACGTGTACACCGTGATGAACTCCTCGACCGACGAGTCGTACCACCGCTGGGACGCGGAGGCGATGGCCCGTTGCGGCAAGGAGCTGGGCGTCACCATCGAGCAGCAGAGCGTCCCGGCCGCGCAGGTGATGACGAAGGCACTGCGCATGGCGTCGTCCAAGTCGCTGCCGGACATCGTGCAGTTCGACGCCTCCGAGATGCCGACCTTCGCCGACGCGGGCGGCCTGGTCGACCTGAGGACCCTCGGGCTGAGCACCGACGAGACCCCCGACGGCATCGTCGACTTCGGCTCGTACGAGGGCACGTACTACGGCGCGGCCCGCTCCGTGAACACGCTCGCCCTCTTCTACAACAAGGACGTCCTCGACAAGGCGGGGATCGAGGTGCCCACCACCTGGGCCGAGTTGCGCGAGAGCGCGAAGAAGCTCACGCAGGGCAAGCAGTACGGGCTGGCGCTGAGCGCGGGCGGCGCGGAGGACGGCGTCTTCCAGTTCACGCCGTTCATGTGGTCCAACGGCGGCGACGAGACCGACCTGGACGGTCCGAAGGTCGTCGAGGCCCTCGACTACTGGAAGGGCCTGCTGAAGGACGGCTCGCTGTCGAAGTCGACGGTCAACTGGACGCAGGCGGACGTCAACGACCAGTTCATGGCCGGCAACGCGGCGATGATGATCAACGGTCCGTGGCAGGTGGAGACCCTCAACAGCGACACGTCGCTGCACTGGGGCATCGCGCCGATCCCGGTGCCCGCGGCCGGTGACGACTCGGTGGGTCCGCTCGGCGGCGCCGTCCTCACCGTGCCCAACACCGGTGACGAGGCGCGGGAGAGGACGGCCGGGAAGATCGTCGCGTGTCTGGCGAGCGAGAAGGAGCAGCTGACCTACGCGCTCAACAGCTGGATGGTCCCGGCCAACGCGAAGGCCGCCGCCGTCTGGCGCGAGAAGGTGCCCGAGCTGGATTCCCTCGCCGACCAGGTGGCCGTCGCCCGGTCCCGGACGGCGAAGCTCGGCGCGGGCTGGTCGAGCGTCTCGCTCGCCCTGCAGAGCGCCTTCCAGTCCGCCCTTACCGGCCAGTCCAGTGAGACCGCCCTGAAGCGCGCCCAGCAGCGGGCCACGAGCGGGAACTGA
- a CDS encoding carbohydrate ABC transporter permease, which translates to MTTPTPTSTVTAQTPAKASTSPAAPDPGRIARRRRLTQWGFVAPAVVFMLLFFGYPLVRNVVMSFQDYTPKTFFTGEAPFNGADNWSNVFQDALFGKALWHTLVFTAGSLLGQFCIGLALAVFFSRRFPLNGVLRSLILLPWLVPMVVSGIVWRRILDQDTGVLNSFLDTLGIGGHTPWLTSPEMALLSVILVNIWIGIPFNMVILYGGLQEIPKELHEAAALDGASAWRTFRSVTLPMLRPVVTVVLVLGFMSTVKILDLILALTDGGPADATQTLGTLTYQNSFVQLDFGAGAVVGNVLILISAVFAVFYLRANRTEGK; encoded by the coding sequence ATGACCACTCCCACGCCCACCTCCACCGTCACCGCGCAGACGCCCGCGAAGGCGTCCACGTCGCCCGCCGCGCCGGACCCCGGCCGGATCGCGCGCCGCCGCAGGCTCACCCAGTGGGGGTTCGTCGCCCCCGCCGTCGTCTTCATGCTGCTGTTCTTCGGCTACCCGCTCGTGCGCAACGTCGTCATGAGCTTCCAGGACTACACGCCGAAGACCTTCTTCACCGGTGAGGCGCCCTTCAACGGCGCCGACAACTGGTCCAACGTGTTCCAGGACGCCCTGTTCGGCAAGGCCCTGTGGCACACGCTCGTCTTCACGGCCGGGTCGCTGCTCGGGCAGTTCTGCATCGGCCTGGCGCTCGCGGTCTTCTTCAGCCGCCGCTTCCCGCTCAACGGGGTGCTGCGCTCGCTGATCCTGCTGCCCTGGCTGGTGCCCATGGTGGTGTCCGGCATCGTCTGGCGGCGCATCCTCGACCAGGACACGGGCGTGCTCAACTCGTTCCTGGACACCCTCGGCATCGGCGGTCACACGCCCTGGCTGACCAGCCCCGAGATGGCCCTGCTCTCCGTCATCCTGGTCAACATCTGGATCGGCATCCCGTTCAACATGGTCATCCTTTACGGCGGTCTCCAGGAGATCCCGAAGGAGCTGCACGAGGCGGCGGCGCTGGACGGTGCCTCGGCCTGGCGGACGTTCCGCTCGGTGACCCTGCCGATGCTCAGGCCCGTCGTCACGGTCGTCCTGGTGCTCGGCTTCATGTCGACGGTGAAGATCCTCGACCTGATCCTCGCCCTGACCGACGGCGGCCCGGCCGACGCGACCCAGACGCTGGGCACCCTGACGTACCAGAACTCGTTCGTCCAGCTGGACTTCGGCGCGGGCGCCGTGGTCGGCAACGTACTCATCCTGATCTCCGCCGTGTTCGCGGTGTTCTACCTGCGGGCCAACCGCACCGAGGGGAAGTGA
- a CDS encoding purine-cytosine permease family protein has protein sequence MASSSGHDDHALARVPQTARFHWFSVATQRFGQLSTLASFLIGATLGFGMTFWNAVLAITLGAVILEVMTVFTGIAGQREGLSTSLLARWTGFGAAGASLIGLAIGISAVGWFGIQNAVSADGLVNLVGGLPAWGWALVVGLLITAVVVRGVGSMAWAAYVTVPAFLLMAGWSIAVELSRHDLGALTSAQPAGPPLSLLQGTTIVAGGFIVGAVITPDMSRFNRSGGDVVKQTVVGITVGEYVIGLIGVLLALALRTNDVIAIVTSTSGFLGTLIIVAATIKVNDWNLYAASLGVVTFVDQAFGRRLHRGAVTVGVGVIGSVLGAAGVLDSFTGFLDLLGVLFPPIAGIMVAEYFVARTWRPRLDDTRDSGELPATSPMWVPAGLITWAVAAVVGKYVTWGLPSINSIAVAFVLYLAAARLGLVRGVGTAPTRRAVPGTATGTPGVPAA, from the coding sequence ATGGCGTCCTCTTCAGGCCACGACGACCACGCGCTGGCCCGCGTGCCGCAGACGGCCCGGTTCCACTGGTTCTCGGTGGCGACCCAGCGCTTCGGCCAGCTCTCCACCCTGGCCAGCTTCCTCATCGGCGCCACCCTCGGTTTCGGCATGACCTTCTGGAACGCCGTCCTCGCCATCACCCTCGGTGCGGTGATCCTGGAGGTCATGACGGTCTTCACCGGAATCGCCGGCCAGCGCGAGGGGCTCTCCACGTCGCTGCTGGCCCGCTGGACCGGCTTCGGCGCGGCAGGTGCCTCGCTCATCGGACTCGCCATCGGCATCAGCGCCGTCGGCTGGTTCGGCATCCAGAACGCGGTCTCCGCGGACGGCCTGGTGAACCTCGTCGGCGGCCTGCCCGCGTGGGGCTGGGCGCTGGTGGTGGGCCTGCTCATCACCGCCGTCGTCGTCCGGGGCGTCGGCTCCATGGCCTGGGCCGCCTACGTCACCGTCCCCGCCTTCCTGCTCATGGCGGGCTGGTCCATCGCCGTCGAACTCTCCCGGCACGACCTGGGCGCGCTGACCTCCGCCCAGCCCGCCGGGCCCCCGCTGTCCCTGCTCCAGGGCACCACCATCGTCGCCGGCGGCTTCATCGTCGGCGCGGTCATCACCCCCGACATGAGCCGCTTCAACCGCAGCGGCGGGGACGTCGTCAAGCAGACGGTCGTCGGCATCACGGTCGGCGAGTACGTCATCGGCCTGATCGGCGTGCTCCTCGCGCTGGCGCTGCGCACCAACGACGTCATCGCCATCGTGACGTCCACCTCCGGCTTCCTCGGCACACTGATCATCGTGGCCGCCACCATCAAGGTGAACGACTGGAACCTGTACGCCGCCTCCCTGGGCGTCGTCACCTTCGTCGACCAGGCCTTCGGCCGCCGCCTCCACCGGGGCGCCGTCACCGTCGGCGTCGGCGTGATCGGCTCCGTGCTCGGCGCGGCCGGGGTCCTCGACAGCTTCACCGGCTTCCTCGACCTGCTGGGCGTCCTCTTCCCGCCGATCGCCGGGATCATGGTCGCCGAGTACTTCGTCGCCCGGACCTGGCGCCCCAGGCTGGACGACACCCGCGACAGCGGGGAACTGCCCGCGACCTCACCCATGTGGGTGCCCGCGGGCCTGATCACCTGGGCCGTCGCGGCCGTCGTGGGGAAGTACGTCACCTGGGGCCTGCCGTCGATCAACTCGATCGCCGTCGCCTTCGTGCTCTACCTCGCCGCCGCCCGCCTCGGCCTGGTCCGCGGGGTGGGCACCGCACCGACCCGCCGCGCCGTCCCCGGGACGGCCACCGGCACCCCCGGCGTCCCCGCCGCCTGA
- a CDS encoding hydantoinase/oxoprolinase family protein, which translates to MLRLGIDVGGTNTDAVLIDGDRVLGAVKASTTADVTGGIVTAIGDLGRSTGFDPAAVQAVMIGTTHFINALVEGERLAQTAAIRFGLPATRALPPLVDWPDRLVTAIGGHSHLCHGGHEYDGSPIAAFDEAEFRAVLDRAVAAGATSFALSSVFSPVNAEFETRAAEIIAEQLPGAPVSLSHEIGRMGLLGRENATVVNAALRGLADRVATGLLRTVAEAGINAPVFLSQNDGTLMDVDYARRYPVATFASGPTNSMRGAAFLSRLPSCAVVDIGGTTSDVGILQHGFPREASTDVSVAGVQTNFRMPDVLSIGIGGGSHVVHQASGTTVGPASVGYRLGQEALVFGGTRLTATDIAVAGGRAEVGDASLVAHLDKSVVAAALRVVDDRLAEVVDRMRASAEPVPVVAVGGGSILVPEDLAGASRVVRPDHFAVANAIGAAIAQVGGEVDRVYSVVPQQRDTVLDEARQEAVDRAVAAGARPGSVEIVDIEEVPLAYLPGNATRIRVKAVGELSLGGPRA; encoded by the coding sequence ATGCTCCGACTGGGCATCGACGTGGGCGGCACCAACACCGACGCCGTCCTCATCGACGGCGACCGGGTGCTGGGCGCCGTGAAGGCGTCCACCACGGCCGACGTCACCGGCGGCATCGTCACCGCCATCGGCGACCTCGGCCGGTCCACCGGCTTCGACCCGGCCGCCGTCCAGGCGGTGATGATCGGCACCACGCACTTCATCAACGCCCTGGTGGAGGGCGAGCGCCTGGCGCAGACCGCGGCCATCCGGTTCGGGCTGCCCGCCACCCGCGCCCTGCCCCCGCTGGTCGACTGGCCCGACCGCCTGGTCACCGCCATCGGCGGCCACAGCCACCTGTGCCACGGCGGCCACGAGTACGACGGCAGCCCCATCGCCGCCTTCGACGAGGCCGAGTTCCGCGCCGTCCTGGACCGGGCCGTCGCCGCCGGCGCCACCTCCTTCGCGCTGTCCTCCGTCTTCTCCCCGGTCAACGCGGAGTTCGAGACCCGCGCCGCCGAGATCATCGCCGAACAACTGCCGGGCGCCCCGGTGAGCCTCTCCCACGAGATCGGCCGCATGGGCCTGCTCGGCCGGGAGAACGCCACCGTCGTCAACGCCGCCCTGCGCGGCCTCGCCGACCGGGTCGCCACCGGACTGCTGCGCACCGTCGCCGAGGCGGGCATCAACGCGCCGGTCTTCCTCAGCCAGAACGACGGCACCCTGATGGACGTCGACTACGCCCGCCGCTACCCGGTGGCGACGTTCGCGTCCGGCCCGACCAACTCCATGCGGGGCGCCGCGTTCCTGTCCCGGTTGCCCTCCTGCGCCGTCGTCGACATCGGCGGCACCACCAGCGACGTCGGGATCCTCCAGCACGGCTTCCCGCGCGAGGCGTCCACGGACGTCAGCGTGGCCGGCGTGCAGACCAACTTCCGCATGCCCGACGTGCTGTCGATCGGCATCGGCGGCGGCAGCCACGTCGTGCACCAGGCGTCCGGCACCACCGTCGGCCCCGCCAGCGTCGGCTACCGGCTCGGCCAGGAGGCCCTCGTCTTCGGCGGCACCCGCCTCACCGCCACCGACATCGCGGTGGCCGGCGGACGCGCCGAGGTGGGCGACGCCTCGCTCGTCGCCCACCTCGACAAGAGCGTGGTGGCCGCCGCCCTGCGCGTCGTCGACGACCGGCTCGCCGAGGTCGTCGACCGGATGCGGGCCTCCGCCGAACCGGTGCCCGTCGTCGCCGTCGGCGGCGGCAGCATCCTGGTCCCGGAGGACCTCGCGGGCGCGTCCCGCGTCGTGCGCCCCGACCACTTCGCCGTGGCCAACGCCATCGGCGCGGCGATCGCCCAGGTCGGCGGCGAGGTCGACCGGGTCTACTCGGTCGTCCCGCAGCAGCGCGACACCGTGCTCGACGAGGCCCGTCAGGAGGCCGTAGACCGAGCGGTCGCCGCGGGAGCCCGGCCGGGCTCCGTCGAGATCGTCGACATCGAGGAAGTACCGCTGGCCTACCTGCCGGGCAACGCCACCCGGATCCGCGTCAAGGCCGTCGGAGAACTGAGCCTGGGAGGCCCCCGTGCGTGA
- a CDS encoding cysteine desulfurase-like protein has translation MALDVAAIRAHVPALKSGTARFDAPGGTQTPQPVIDAIAAALTDPLANRGRNTEGERNADRIVAEARSALADLLGTTPGTVVFGRSATQLVYDLSRTLAKDWGPGDEVVVTRLDHDSNIRPWVQAARAAGASVRWADFDPATGELLPEHLAAVLGPRTRLVAVTAASNLIGTMPDLPALASLVHANGAHFHVDAVHYASHAVVDLAATGADTLVCSPYKFLGPHLGVLTGRAEVLESLRPDKLLPSSDTVPERFELGTLPYELLAGTSAAVDFLAALDPRAGGSRRDRLVASFAVLEAHEDALRARLERGLADLGGIIVYSRAARRTPTLLFTVAGLRPADVYRQLAERGVDAPAGSFYAVEAARRLGLGDEGGVRVGLAPYSSAEDVDRLLTALGALER, from the coding sequence ATGGCCCTCGACGTCGCCGCGATCCGCGCGCACGTGCCCGCCCTGAAGTCCGGTACGGCGCGGTTCGACGCGCCGGGCGGCACGCAGACCCCGCAGCCGGTGATCGACGCGATCGCGGCGGCGCTGACCGACCCGCTCGCCAACCGGGGGCGCAACACCGAGGGCGAGCGCAACGCGGACCGGATCGTCGCCGAGGCCCGCTCCGCCCTCGCCGACCTCCTCGGCACCACGCCGGGGACGGTCGTCTTCGGGCGCAGCGCCACCCAGCTCGTCTACGACCTGTCCCGGACCCTGGCCAAGGACTGGGGGCCGGGTGACGAGGTGGTGGTCACCCGGCTCGACCACGACTCGAACATCCGGCCGTGGGTGCAGGCGGCCCGGGCGGCGGGGGCGAGCGTGCGGTGGGCGGACTTCGATCCGGCGACCGGCGAGCTGCTGCCCGAACACCTCGCGGCGGTGCTGGGCCCGCGCACCAGGCTGGTCGCGGTCACCGCCGCGTCGAACCTGATCGGGACCATGCCCGACCTGCCGGCGCTGGCGTCCCTCGTCCACGCGAACGGCGCGCACTTCCACGTCGACGCGGTGCACTACGCCTCGCACGCCGTGGTGGACCTGGCGGCGACGGGGGCGGACACGCTGGTGTGTTCGCCGTACAAGTTCCTCGGCCCGCACCTGGGCGTGCTGACCGGCCGGGCCGAGGTGCTGGAGTCGCTGCGCCCTGACAAGTTGCTGCCGTCCTCCGACACCGTGCCCGAGCGGTTCGAACTGGGCACCCTGCCGTACGAGTTGCTGGCCGGGACCAGCGCGGCGGTGGACTTCCTCGCGGCGCTCGACCCGCGGGCCGGGGGTTCGCGCCGGGACCGGCTGGTCGCCTCCTTCGCGGTGCTGGAGGCGCACGAGGACGCGCTGCGCGCCCGGCTCGAACGGGGGCTGGCGGACCTCGGCGGGATCATCGTGTACTCGCGGGCCGCGCGGCGCACTCCGACGCTGCTGTTCACCGTGGCGGGCCTGCGCCCGGCCGACGTCTACCGGCAACTCGCCGAGCGCGGGGTCGACGCGCCGGCCGGTTCCTTCTACGCCGTGGAGGCCGCGCGCCGGCTCGGGCTCGGTGACGAGGGCGGCGTACGCGTCGGCCTCGCGCCGTACAGCAGTGCGGAGGACGTGGACCGGCTGCTGACGGCGCTCGGCGCCCTGGAGCGCTGA
- a CDS encoding aspartate/glutamate racemase family protein produces MKLTVVLPVITDAFTEEVRREVGAWVSPGTEVSPGTEVEVRRIARGTASIESEYDEALAAPGILDAVREAAEDGADAVFVSCFGDPGVQAAREVVDIPVVGGFEPAVLTSLALGERTGVITVLPNVLPMLHGLVRRYALTGRVGPIRVVDIPVLDLDPGDRLIDALTEQARAAVAAREADVIVLGCTGMLGVAAALQERLAAEGPFVPVVDPTGAAIMWLESQVRLGVRPSRTTYLPPRPKDRIA; encoded by the coding sequence GTGAAGCTCACGGTCGTGCTCCCCGTCATCACCGACGCGTTCACCGAGGAGGTCCGCCGCGAGGTGGGCGCCTGGGTGTCCCCCGGCACGGAGGTGTCCCCCGGCACGGAGGTCGAGGTCCGCCGCATCGCGCGCGGCACCGCCTCCATCGAGTCCGAGTACGACGAGGCGCTCGCCGCCCCGGGCATCCTCGACGCGGTCCGCGAGGCGGCCGAGGACGGCGCCGACGCGGTGTTCGTCAGCTGCTTCGGCGACCCCGGTGTGCAGGCGGCCCGGGAGGTCGTGGACATCCCGGTGGTCGGCGGCTTCGAGCCCGCCGTGCTCACCTCCCTCGCGCTCGGCGAGCGCACGGGGGTGATCACCGTCCTGCCGAACGTGCTGCCGATGCTGCACGGCCTGGTCCGGCGCTACGCACTGACGGGGCGGGTCGGCCCGATCCGGGTCGTCGACATTCCCGTCCTCGACCTGGACCCCGGTGACCGGCTGATCGACGCGCTCACCGAGCAGGCCCGGGCCGCGGTGGCGGCGCGGGAGGCCGACGTGATCGTGCTCGGCTGCACCGGGATGCTGGGCGTGGCCGCGGCCCTCCAGGAGCGCCTGGCAGCCGAGGGCCCCTTCGTCCCTGTCGTCGACCCCACGGGGGCTGCGATCATGTGGCTGGAGTCGCAGGTGCGGCTCGGGGTGCGGCCCAGCCGTACCACCTACCTGCCGCCCCGCCCGAAGGACCGCATCGCCTGA
- a CDS encoding DUF917 domain-containing protein produces MREITADNLPDLARGAAVLGTGGGGDPFVGRLLAQQALKRNGPVTLLDLDETDDEALIVPTAFMGAPTVMLEKLPSGDEIIGAMRAMEELLGRKATHTVSIEAGGLNSMSPFVAAAEAGIPLIDADGMGRAFPELQMLLPTLGGVQASPMALADERGNSVTLRTDGNAWAERLARAATVEMGCSAAVSLYALTGRQAKDHLVPGTLTLCERVGRAIREAREGHEDPVTAAARVLGGRTVFTGKISDVRRTTSGGFARGTARLAGLDADTGSALELSFQNENLVATRDGEVVVSVPDLICVLDTDSGEPVTTETLRYGLRVSVLGVPCDPRWRTPEGLALAGPGYFGYAHDYVPFPGAEV; encoded by the coding sequence GTGCGTGAGATCACCGCCGACAACCTGCCGGACCTGGCCCGCGGGGCCGCCGTGCTCGGCACCGGAGGAGGAGGCGACCCGTTCGTCGGCCGCCTCCTCGCCCAGCAGGCGCTGAAGCGGAACGGTCCCGTCACGCTCCTCGACCTCGACGAGACCGACGACGAGGCACTGATCGTCCCGACCGCCTTCATGGGGGCGCCCACGGTCATGCTGGAGAAGCTCCCCTCGGGCGACGAGATCATCGGCGCCATGCGGGCCATGGAGGAACTCCTCGGCCGCAAGGCCACCCACACCGTCTCCATCGAGGCGGGCGGCCTGAACTCCATGTCGCCGTTCGTCGCCGCAGCCGAGGCGGGCATCCCGCTGATCGACGCCGACGGCATGGGCCGCGCCTTCCCCGAACTCCAGATGCTGCTGCCCACCCTCGGCGGCGTACAGGCCTCCCCGATGGCGCTCGCCGACGAACGCGGCAACTCCGTCACCCTGCGCACCGACGGCAACGCCTGGGCGGAACGCCTCGCCCGCGCCGCCACCGTCGAAATGGGGTGCAGCGCGGCCGTCAGCCTCTACGCCCTCACCGGCCGCCAGGCCAAGGACCACCTGGTGCCCGGCACCCTGACCCTGTGCGAGCGGGTCGGCCGGGCCATCCGCGAGGCGCGCGAGGGCCACGAGGACCCCGTGACGGCGGCGGCCCGCGTCCTCGGCGGCCGTACGGTCTTCACCGGCAAGATCAGCGACGTACGGCGCACCACCAGCGGCGGCTTCGCCCGCGGCACCGCCCGGCTGGCCGGCCTCGACGCCGACACCGGCTCGGCGCTGGAGCTGTCCTTCCAGAACGAGAACCTGGTCGCCACCCGCGACGGCGAGGTCGTCGTCAGCGTCCCCGACCTGATCTGCGTCCTGGACACCGACTCCGGCGAACCGGTCACCACCGAGACACTCCGCTACGGCCTGCGGGTCAGCGTCCTCGGCGTGCCCTGCGACCCGCGCTGGCGCACCCCCGAGGGCCTCGCCCTCGCCGGGCCCGGCTACTTCGGATACGCGCACGACTACGTCCCGTTCCCGGGCGCCGAAGTGTGA
- the yicI gene encoding alpha-xylosidase, protein MKFTDGFWLIREGVHLSYATEVRDVRPESKRFTAHAAVKKVTRRGDTLNAPLLTVECFSPAEGVIGVRVTHHAGKRRPGPDFALTGPADGAGEVRQDGTVTELTSGPLTLRLDREGPWGLTFHDADGRELTRADAKGTAFATTGDGAHHMLGRLALGVGEQIYGLGERFTPFVKNGQIVDMWQADGGTSSEQAYKNVPFYLSSRGYGVFVNHPGAVSFEVGSESVGQVQFSVEDQTLEYYLVAGPTPKDVLTRYTALTGRPALPPAWSFGLWLTTSFTTSYDEQTVTKFVDGMAERGIPLSVFHFDCFWMREYQWCDFQWDPDVFPDPDGMLARLKARGLRVSAWINPYIAQKSPLFDEAAALGHLVRRPDGDVWQWDLWQAGMGLVDFTSPAARDWYAGKLKPLLDQGVDSFKTDFGERIPTDVVWHDGSDPERMHNYYTHLFNRTVFELLEKERGQGEAVLFARSATAGGQQYPVHWGGDCWSSFEAMAESLRGGLSLSLSGFGFWSHDIGGFEGTPDAAVFKRWLAFGLLSSHSRLHGSSSYRVPWEFGEEAVDVARSFTLLKHRLMPYLYGVAAEAHRTGVPMMRPMVLEYPHDPACRPLDRQYMLGSDLLVAPVFTEDGEVEVYLPAGTWTHLLTGERVTGPAWRTERHGYDSLPLYVREGAVLPLGSDDQRPDGDWLDAPTLLVHPTADADYAAEATVPDLLGTPAATFRVRRDGDVLRVTASGTDRPFTVRVAGGASGEGTGEVAVPLT, encoded by the coding sequence ATGAAGTTCACCGACGGCTTCTGGCTCATCCGCGAGGGCGTGCATCTCTCGTACGCCACCGAGGTACGCGATGTACGCCCCGAATCGAAGCGCTTCACCGCCCATGCCGCCGTGAAGAAGGTGACGCGGAGGGGGGACACGCTCAACGCGCCGCTCCTCACGGTCGAGTGCTTCTCCCCCGCCGAGGGCGTCATCGGCGTCCGCGTCACCCACCACGCCGGCAAGCGCAGGCCGGGCCCCGACTTCGCCCTCACCGGCCCGGCGGACGGCGCCGGCGAGGTCCGCCAGGACGGCACCGTCACCGAGCTGACCAGCGGCCCGCTCACCCTGCGCCTGGACCGCGAGGGCCCCTGGGGGCTCACCTTCCACGACGCGGACGGACGCGAGCTGACCCGCGCCGACGCCAAGGGCACGGCCTTCGCCACCACCGGCGACGGCGCCCACCACATGCTGGGCCGCCTCGCCCTCGGCGTCGGCGAGCAGATCTACGGCCTCGGCGAGCGCTTCACCCCGTTCGTCAAGAACGGTCAGATCGTCGACATGTGGCAGGCCGACGGCGGCACCAGCAGCGAGCAGGCGTACAAGAACGTCCCGTTCTACCTCTCCTCGCGCGGCTACGGCGTCTTCGTCAACCACCCCGGCGCGGTCTCCTTCGAGGTCGGCTCCGAGTCCGTCGGCCAGGTGCAGTTCAGCGTCGAGGACCAGACGCTGGAGTACTACCTGGTCGCCGGACCCACCCCCAAGGACGTCCTCACCCGCTACACCGCGCTCACCGGCCGCCCCGCGCTGCCGCCGGCCTGGTCCTTCGGCCTGTGGCTCACCACGTCCTTCACCACCTCCTACGACGAGCAGACGGTGACGAAGTTCGTGGACGGCATGGCCGAGCGCGGCATCCCGCTCTCCGTCTTCCACTTCGACTGCTTCTGGATGCGCGAGTACCAGTGGTGCGACTTCCAGTGGGACCCGGACGTCTTCCCCGACCCCGACGGCATGCTCGCCCGGCTCAAGGCCAGGGGACTGCGGGTCAGCGCCTGGATCAACCCCTACATCGCCCAGAAGTCCCCGCTCTTCGACGAGGCCGCCGCCCTCGGCCACCTGGTGCGCCGGCCGGACGGCGACGTCTGGCAGTGGGACCTGTGGCAGGCCGGGATGGGCCTGGTCGACTTCACCAGCCCCGCCGCCCGCGACTGGTACGCCGGGAAGCTCAAGCCCCTGCTCGACCAGGGCGTGGACTCCTTCAAGACCGACTTCGGCGAGCGCATCCCCACCGACGTCGTCTGGCACGACGGCTCGGACCCCGAGCGGATGCACAACTACTACACCCACCTGTTCAACCGCACCGTCTTCGAACTCCTCGAGAAGGAGCGCGGCCAGGGCGAGGCCGTCCTCTTCGCCCGCTCCGCGACCGCGGGCGGCCAGCAGTACCCCGTCCACTGGGGCGGCGACTGCTGGTCCTCCTTCGAGGCGATGGCCGAGTCGCTCCGCGGCGGCCTGTCCCTCTCCCTGAGCGGCTTCGGCTTCTGGAGCCACGACATCGGCGGCTTCGAGGGCACGCCCGACGCCGCGGTCTTCAAGCGGTGGCTCGCCTTCGGCCTGCTCTCCTCGCACAGCCGGCTGCACGGCTCCTCGTCGTACCGGGTGCCGTGGGAGTTCGGCGAGGAGGCGGTCGACGTCGCCCGCAGCTTCACCCTCCTCAAGCACCGCCTGATGCCCTACCTGTACGGCGTCGCCGCCGAGGCCCACCGCACCGGCGTACCGATGATGCGGCCGATGGTCCTGGAGTACCCGCACGACCCGGCCTGCCGCCCACTGGACCGCCAGTACATGCTCGGCTCCGACCTCCTGGTCGCCCCGGTCTTCACCGAGGACGGCGAGGTCGAGGTCTACCTCCCCGCGGGCACCTGGACCCACCTCCTGACCGGCGAGCGCGTCACCGGCCCGGCCTGGCGCACCGAACGCCACGGGTACGACAGCCTGCCGCTGTACGTCCGCGAGGGCGCCGTCCTGCCCCTGGGCTCCGACGACCAGCGCCCCGACGGGGACTGGCTGGACGCCCCGACCCTGCTGGTCCACCCGACCGCCGACGCCGACTACGCGGCCGAGGCCACCGTGCCCGACCTCCTGGGCACACCCGCCGCGACCTTCCGCGTACGGCGGGACGGGGACGTCCTGCGGGTCACCGCGAGCGGCACCGACCGTCCCTTCACCGTCCGGGTCGCGGGCGGCGCGAGCGGTGAGGGCACCGGAGAGGTGGCCGTGCCCCTGACCTGA